A stretch of DNA from Lotus japonicus ecotype B-129 chromosome 4, LjGifu_v1.2:
ATTTTCGATCTCTCCTCCCGTTCTCACAGgggaattgagtttggtgccccaccccttaggctttgcaccccactttattaaatacggaatttaaagttccgtatcaatatggaaaataaaattccgtatctgttttagtatataatgagtggttgaaaatgtgacacgcatgcttaaatacagtacggaattttaagtcccgtattcaatagggagaatacggaattttaaattccgtatttgataaagtggggtgccaagccccataggtggggtgccaaacccaactcccttctCACAGCAGTAGCCGTGCGTTTTTGTTCTTTCATCGTCTCCTTTCTTTGCCCGCAAATCTCCTCTGGTTCTCACGCCGGTAGTCGTACGTTTCTGTTCTTTCAACTTTGTCTTCAACTCTTCATCAATTCATCTTCTGTTCGCCCTGTATTTCGTCGTCGTTACGAGGTGGATTATATGCATAGTCGATTTTTGGTGGGGTGTTGTGAGATTGCAGAGTTCAACTTCATCAATTCATCCTTGTTACTCTGTTTTCCCCTGTTTTCTCCAGGAAAAATCTTCATTAATTTTTCCTGGTTTCAGACTTTGAGTCTCTGTTTAAACTTTTGAACTTTGTTTCAGACTTTCTTTTGAAGTAAGAATGCTAAAAATAAGACAGAATTAGAAGAGAATGGCAAAGTGAGATGGGTCATGCCATGGTGTTAGGATTAGTCGTGAACTCTGCAGGCAATGTTCACAGGGTCCTCTTcacctttttctttttgtagtttttttctggttttaaaatgaaattaaCATGATATAAAAGAGGTTAATTTTGATGGATTTTCCACATAAATTATCATGTTAGTGAGTGCTTCATGGATGAAAAATGTTTCTGATGTTGTTTATAGATGAATGATATCAACTTTTGTATATATAAGCTTGCATACCAACTGTTTGATAAAATGTTTAGATGAGTATATATGAAAAGACATTCATtattgatcaaacaaattttaacttaaaagttACATTTAAGATATTAAAATATGAAAACCACCAAACAACTTTAGCTTTATTTTTAAAGCTCTTATTTTTAACTTTAACTTATAAGTAACTTTTAAGTTCTAAAAAAGCTGGGCCAAATGCTACCTAAGTCTTGCTCATGTTTTAGTCTAATAAAAATTTGTTGTACAGACTTGTACTAGAAATAACATCCATGGATCCGCAGGGCCAGACAACTTCTTTGCAGCGACTTCAGAATGTGGAAAAGGTAAATTTTCATAGCATTAAGAAGAAGCAATGTTGCTGGCTGTTTGTtctaattgattttgttcttggTGATGTGCAGAGAATTGTCAAGGTTTTAGAGCTTGCAGGAGGAGTTATGGATGAGCTTGCAAGCCCACTTGGTCCTCGGAAAGATGTGGTCCAAAATCACTGTCTTGAATTCATGCAATTAATCAAGGTTTTTGTCTCTCAGAAATCAATTTATTATTTTGTCTATCAATGATTTAATGTATGGTAAGAGGGGTTTGTTGTTGTTTAATGTATGGTAAGAGGGTGGCATTATAGGTTTAAGTGCCCGAAAAGGCACACACTACCGAAACTGCACTATTATAACTTCAAATATTATAGTGGTTCATTTTAGCAGTTAACATAATATAAAGATGAACACCAGGTATTTCATAACAATAAGAAGTTTAGATTCATCTGGTTATAACACCACATATATTACTTGAAACCAACATTTCTCTGAGCTGGATAGAGTCTGAACTGTGATATCCCCATACATAGATGTCTTTCATCACATGATTCCAAACTTATGTCATTAACTGTAAGATCTGACTTTTAACATTTGAAGTTACTTTAGCCATACTGCCATAGTGGCTACTTATGTTCCCTTATAGTGTATATATTTTGTATTGGCTTATGTGATAAAGACCAACTCCATTCATTTAAAGTTACTTCCTGCTATGTGTGTGTAATTGGTGCAAAGATGCTTTTGTGTGGAATGTATTTGGAATATTACTTTTAGAAAAATTAGCTGTGTTAGGCAATGCTTGCTAAATTTTAACTAGAATGAGTTTTGTTTCGTTAGAATGGTACTATGACTTAAATTAATTGAATGTGGAGTGGTGTGTTTGTGGCTTTTTGGTGTAACTATAACCCTTTTCCATTTCTTCCTGACTGTCAGCTAGCTTAGTTTCAGCTAGTGAAATGATGCTGTAAAATTCAGCTAGTGAATAGAACTGTGTACTTATGATCAATGACCATGTTCTTATTTTGGTTCATCATCATGAATTTGATTTTTCCCCCTTTGTAAATCTTTTAGGACATCCAGGTGGCGTTGCGTGATGAAATCAAAAGTGCTTGTGAATATCGCCCTTTTGAGAAATGTGATTATGGTTCAAGAATAGCCAATGAGATTTGTTACCAGAAGGTGGAATTTGTCATGTCACAATTGGATGCCATGAAACAAACTATAGATGAGTATCATGCAGCAGTCTGAAATGATGTAGTTTAGTTCCCTTTTGGAAGCCAGTTCTACGTCCTGGTTTAAAAATTCAGTGATTTGAGGTTTCTTGATACAGGACAAGTTGTTTATGGATAATAGAAGATAATAAATTCGAAGAGATTTTCTACTATTTGCTTCTCACAATGCTTGTATgactttctttttatttagttCATGGACTATTTGGACAATACATATGCAGTGTCTACCTTATATGTTGACCATTTAACAATGATTTTGAAACTCACAATTCAGTTTTCAATGAATGGTTATAGCCAGACCACAAATATATAAATCATGGCACTAGTTGCTGATTCTCATACCATATTTGGGTGTTTTAATCAAAAGTTACACAATTGCATTTTCGCTCCAATCACTAATTGCTGGTCACAAATTGTCTCTGGTTCTGTTGGGTTAATTATTTGAAAGATGTCTTACTTTTAAGCATAACTAGTTTCAATAGATTAGTAAAATGTTTAAGCATAACTTGTATATTATACGTGATTTAATTAAATTGTATTTCTATCATTTTTCCTAGATTTGTAAGAttaaactaactaactaactattaTTTTAATTCTAACATTAGTTAAAAAAGTAGAAATTGGCCAAAAGTATTCCATAGTATAGGAAGAATTGAATACTCTATAGTGtctatatttataatttttttttgagtaatTTACCAAAACTTCTATTCAGATTAATTAATGGATAAAAAACTACTCAATCATTGCTACTCCACGCCCCAACACGTCCCCTTTGTTGCCTGCCTCTTCCTCCTCCGTACCCCGAGCCATTGTCTCTTTTTCTCCACCTTCTTCTCATTTCTTCTTTCCCCTCTACTCCTTAAACACCACTAATGTATGATTGGATTTGAGGTCCATACTCACTAGTTCAATGATCAATGACATCTGAAGGAGGGTTGGGGAAGGTGAGTTTCGATGGGAAGATGAGGCTCTAACACCATACAAAGAGGAAGCTAAGAGAGACCAAAGATAGTAAGGGACTAGTTTAGAAGAGATATGATTTAGGGTATAAGCCACCAAAGTTTATCCATAATACAAaaatggcttaaatactctgtaggTTCCTGAAATTATATGacatatgaaaataagtccctgaaatatttttttccaatttggGATCCCTAGaaattgttttttaatctaaataagtctCTACCCGTGTTTCATGTTTATGTGGCTCAATTTTTACGCAGTCATCATCAATTCCACatgtattttttcattttcttttattccAAGTGTGTTAATCaattataattaacaaataaattttaaaattaatccaTTCCTAACCCAGAAAAGAACCCTTCCTAACCCTGATCTTTGTTCTTCATTTTAACCATCCTACACAGAAATAACCCTTCCTAACCCAGAACAGAACCCAGAAACTGAATGATTGTTGTGCCTTCAAAAGAGCCACCACCAAACCCataaacccacccccaccctcaGCAAACTCATCTCATCTCCCTTCCACTCATATGCAAATCCAGAGACTGCAATTCCAAAAAAAACCACCCGCTGTGTTTAATTCTCATGGGTTTTACCGGATGAAAATGTTGGATCTGAAACAATAATGAAGAAATAGATCCACGAACAGTTCAATCAGAGTGCCTCGTCGAGTTTGCCAGCAGCCATGTCTTCGCCCCCGTCCAAGCATGGCGGTGGCGCGTGCATATGAAAAGGATGGCGGTGGCACGAGCGTCGCACCCGCCCAAGCATGGCCGTGGCGCGGTGTGCGtcgtacccgatcccaaaacgACTTCGTGCCTCAGTTGGTGTGGGAAGGGATCGACGGAGTTTCTGGTTTTCAGATCcatctttttcttttgaaacctTTGACATGGTGGAAGAAAAAAGTGTGAAATTTATGTTCCAAATCTGTTAAGGAAGAGTTGAATAGAACCCTAAAAGTGGAAATTGGGGTTTTTTAGAGGTAAAACACTAAAATAGGTGAGAAGAGTGCAgaagaaaaatatgaagaaTTTGTTGTAGTTGCAGAAACTAAACATTCTTTGACATGAAGGATTTATGGGTGCAgaggaaaaagatgaagaatttgtgctgatgaagaagatgaaggagctGGTGCTGGAAATTTGTCTGAAATTGTAAATCATTAATACACttggaataaaagaaaaagaaaaaatacactTGGAAatgatgactgtgtaaaaattAAGCCACATAAGCATGAAACACAGGTAGagacttatttagattaaaaaaaatatttcaaggaTCCCAAatcgaattttttttttcagggacttattttcttACGCAATACAAAAATTTAGTCCTGGCGCACACACACAATGTTTACTTTATTGAGCATGTAAGAAATGCTTTACATGTGTATACTAGCAAAGATTAAAATCCTCTCATGTTTTATGACAATGTGTGTTGTGAATCCTCTCAAGGTTTTTTTGGTGCgtttttttatgataataatataaataaaaatgtttGAACTTTTTAATtctgaaaaatataaaaaattatttcaatagACAGATAATTATTTCAATGATTTACacaaaagttgaaaaaaagtTAAGCAAAACTTTGTTATACTAACTGACACTATTTTTAACtaaattttgttcctaattatctgTCACTTTATAAaattcaagagagcattaattatactttaccaattgtatccttcatttattggtggtagaaaagttgaaaagttagaattaatatgagagataaagggtatagtaggaagttagattgtaattttaataaaacaagaacattaattgttagttcttaatacttgtgctaggggtgtacaagactcgaccctacccgccaacccgtcgCGACCCAAGCCTTTAGGATCGGGTTGAACCCgacccgatcattaaaagagaccgggtttgagttgatctttgagttacccgacttcgggtagggtcgggttcgggttgacattCGGGTCACCCGActcgtcccacatatatattttataaaattttaatttattataatgattaaaatgtgatatatggtgttcaaatttatcttaccatgtaaATGAGATTAAAATGCCTAATatctaccttatgaattaaataaacgtttgtCAAACTATGCTCACTTTCAtgttctaacaagagaaaatcatgtgtgtgtattatgcatatgtgagacaggtgaagaaatgatcaaacaaaatgtaaacctcaagtgcaatagattatgaaagaattggatcctttcaagttatttcttccaaaaattagttccaacttataactcttttagtatgttattatctttaaattctacaattagtatcaaatagtcttaaacttattgtccctcgggccaacccggtcccgtcctacatagacccgtcctaaattggacccgcataatgtcgggttgcttcgggtctagggacgggttagggtctatgaattggcccgatcaatatttagggccgggttagggttaaccaaaacccgtcctAACCCGTCCCCTGTACACCCCTaacttgtgcaacaaccttaaaatgTGAGTTATTTAGTAACGGAAAGAATAGTATATTTGTAAATTATgattggaaaaataaaaataaaaagcttATTCAAACTTATTTGTGAGGTCCTATTTGTGAATGTGAAAGGTGAGAGAAGGTTGATAACAATGCAACCGTGCAAGATCCATATCCAGCAAAGTCATCATGAACGAGATGAGAGATGAAGATCATAAAGCCCATTATCTTGTTTACAATCACATTAAGTAGCGCTCTTCTCATTCTCCTCCTATTCCCCAAtaacccttcttcttcttcttcttcagtgtCCATGTCGATGTCTCGAAGCTTCATTCTGTGGCTCCATGGTCTGGGCGACTCGGGCCCTGCCAACGAACCCATCAAGACCTTGTTCACTTCTCCTGAGTTCAGAACCACCAAATGGTCCTTCCCTTCCGCACCGAACGCCCCAGTCACTTGCAACTGTACGTTTTTCTTCTCTATACACCATTTCTCAGTTACTTTCAATATTAAATTCATTGATTTGCTTCTTGCAGATGGTTCTGTAATGCCTTCATGGTTTGATATCCAGGAGATTCCTGTCACAGCTGTGAGTTTAGCTTCCTTTTCTCTGTGCTTTTTTCCCAATATTAATGCTGTGTGATCAATCTTGAAGGTGAAATTGTAAACAATAATATAGCGAATTAGGCTTTATTTCTGTATTGCTATCAGAATGTAAATTGGAGCTCTATGTATACTACATTTAGTTCAATTATGCACACATATATTAGGGTTACAAAATGAGAGGAGAGGGTTCAAATCTCCACTTGATAGTAAGCATCATTCTGTTTGAAGCATCATTCTTTGTGTTTCTATCATGGTGGTGGACTCGGTTGAGTGAGCATAATTCTGTTTAAAGCATCAAATCAACCtgtgttttttttatcaaggtGGTGCTAAGTGTTAACCAATTAAGAACTATGAGATCTGCAAAGTGCTCTTCTGTGATAACCTTCATGATGGTTTGTTTACTAGTGTGCCACTGTTCTGACAATAAGTTGATTTCTCATTATATTGATATTCGGCAGCCTTGATATTCCAAAATTTTCAGATATTTTGTATTGATATTCCAAAATTTTCAACAGTTGATCAGAGTTGTGCTTAAAGCATTTAACATGATCAGTTATAatgttaattttgaaaaaaaatcatcGTTATTTGGTCCTGATTTAACTGACTAATTCTATGTGGTGTAATTTGCACCTGTGAGCCTCCTTATATTAATGTGattttcaggccaacacaaggatggttatgacttatgagcatgatcaattttctctttttaaatATACTTGAAAGCATCATATGTTGTCATGAATTAAGCTCAAATAATGTGCCTTTTCACACCCCCCCCCTCTTTTGGTCCAATTAGCTGAGCAACTTGACTCATGCAACTGCTTTTATCATATTTGGGGTGATATTGTTTATCTCATCGATGTATGTTAAACACTTTTTGCTTATATTTGTCAGGATTCTCCTAAAGACGAGAGTAGTTTACTTAAAGCTGTTCGGAATGTGCATGCTACAATAGATAAGGAAATAGCTGCTGGCATAAACCCTAACAATATATTTATCTGTGGATTCAGTCAAGGAGGTCTCTCTTTTATTACCCTTTCTCTTTATGAGTGTGTCTGTGGGCATTTCTTTTCCTTCCCACTAATCCATTAATAGAAAAACAGATAGGTACAACTTATTAATGATGACATTGTTTTGCAGGTGCCTTGACCTTGGCTAGTGTTCTATTGTACCCTAAAACCTTAGGTGGAGGTGCAGTCTTCAGTGGTTGGGTTCCATTTAATTCGTCTAACATAGAACAAATTACACCCGAGGCAAAGCGGGTACTTATCTTCAGTATCAGTAATGTTATTATCTTAAGTATTGTTATAATGTGCCATCTTGGCGTTTTTGCTCTCATGTTTCTTTATTAGCCTAAATTTCTGTCAGCTATATTCTGTCCATTTTCTGCTATAGAAATCCACACCTTTGGCTTTATTTCAAAACAGATTCATTTCTATTTTCATCCACTGTCAAGCATGGATGCCAGCTCTACTGGTTTTCCTGGTCAAGGCCTGTGGTTGTTGATACACAGTTGTCCTTTGAACGGCTCTCCCATATCTTTAATTGTTTATGTCAATACTATTTTCAATTTAGAATCACTTTCTAGTTTCTATCAGAGGCATGAGCCACATACTAGAATCACTCAGTGTGTGTTTTGCGCCACTTTATACACAAACATAGAGGTCTGTCTCGAAGCTACATTTTGTTTGTATCAACTTCTATTTTCTCATAATCAACTCTGGCGCCCAAAAGCTACTCACAGACACTTTTCTTGAcagttgattttgcctttagaatcaattgtaaaaggTTTTTTAAAATGCACGGACCTAGGAGCTTCTGAAAAGCTACTTCCTACGTGAAAAACCTACCGTATCTACCAATATGTACACAGTTTGTATCTGTGGATGGGGTGTTTTAATCTGTAAAACCATTTAATTTGCATAGCCGGTCATCATAACATTTGACTTAATTGAATTTGCTGGCTTGCAGTTTTgtctattatatttttattaacctCGTACACACAAATATCTGCAGACACCCATATTATGGTCCCATGGGTTGGCTGATAGAACAGTATTGTTCGAGGCCGGACAAGCAGGTCCCCCTTTCCTTGAAAAAATTGGTGTTGGATGTGAATTTAAGGTGAAGTTTTAAGTTTCAACAATTCATTCATGAACCCTTCTACCAGTCATAGATATTGACATTTGTTGTATTAGCAGGCTTATCCTGGTCTTGGCCACTCGATAAGCAATGAAGAGTTGCGGTATCTTGAGTCATGGATCAAGGCGCGCTTTCAGAGTTCTTCATAATTGTTATTTCAGCTTTGGATATCAAACTCGGTTACTCAATAATATGAATGTATATGCTTGTGCTTGTGCAAACCTCCTGGTCAGCTGATCTATCTTGCTTTATCCTAGTCAATGTTTAGCAGAAACCAAATTTCTTGCTTGATCTCATTTATAATATGTTTTGATTGACTTCtttcttagaatcaattctgacaatTAGAAGTTACTGACAGACTTTGCAAGTGTTTCTTTTCCCTCTCACTCTCAATAACACTATAACTGCACTTTTTCTATCTGAGCATATGGAAATATGAAATAATTTACAGCATACGTCatgctttttttttaacgtaaatgtGTTTGGatggtttttttcttttgaataaaagtacatatatataaatgacTTAACTTACAATTAAAgtggaaattaaaaaaaatggttaAGAAATATTCGTTTTAAATGTATCTGTAAAATATAGAGCAAATTAGGCTTCTCTCCTTAAATTACAATTTCCTCAATGTGTAATCTATAAAACGTAGAGCAAATTAGTCTTCGCTCCTTAAATTACAGTCCTGGAATCCTCCCACTCCCACTTCTTCCTGGCGTTTTTAACCTAGATGTATACTTTAGTAAACTTTTTAAACAAACTTTTATGCTAatctagattttttttaaaaaaagagtaCTATATTATATTTCAAATATGGGTCTCCATTTTAGGCCCAAAGGCCAAACTTAAGCATTGGATTTGAAAAAGAGGTTAGGTTCAGCTTTAAAAAAGTTATATACACTCAAACGTGATAACATCCATTTGACCAAAAACATgatggctatgtttgacatgtttagctgataagctagttgaaagctgaaaagctagctgaaagcttataagctagctgaaagctgataagctagctgatagctgaaagctgaaaagctacgtgatcgaaataaaagtgtttggtaaaactagctgtttaacaagctgaaattgtaaaataacataaaaggacatacttgtataattatttttatatttaacattactttattttcacattaatacctatatgatattaatattaaaattattatcattttaaatatttttattaactcaagttatttatcatcttaaaaatataatattaagttttacttatttttattaatataatatttgtaATACTTATGGTGCGCAGAGGTGTGACgggaactgcatacgtaagtgtgaggggaaaatatgtttagtgtttttataaatatataatggtaatggtggaattttaataaaataataaggataaaaatgagaataaatttaataagctttaagctataagctacctgagatagcttatagcttaaagctttaagctactgaaataagcttattcaccaaacacttttaaagagtttttaagctagtcaaataagctttaagctagtcaaataagttataaactagctgaaatgacatgtcaaatATAGCCGATACATCTCCGTTGATATTCCATTGTGAGGGAGCATGTTTTGCCGCCAATTATATACTCTTTCCTTGGATAGAGAGAAGAAACGATTTATaagaatttaatttatttaatatttttattaaaaaaatattttaaaatctgCTATCCAATGAAAAGTTTTGATTGGATAATCCAATCAATTTTAGTTCAAACACAATATTGATTCGACCAaaagtatgttttttttttgttataaacaATGAGAGTAAAAAACttggaataaaataaaataaaagataatacGTACGAAAGTCAATAagttaattatttaaattctaCATTGAATTTGTCCTTCGGTCAACTCATACCCATTCTTTTGTGACTCGGTCTATATTTGAACTCGCACCTATTGGGTCTTTTCGAGCCTAAGGACGAGTTCGGATTTAAAAAATGAGCCAATCTATATTTAGGGTTGGGTAAAAATCAAGTCGAACCCGTACCAACTCGTCCCACGAACACCCATACTAGTCTCCATACAAGAACATAATAATATCGGGTGAGCATGAAAataaatatacttttttttatatgtaaATGTGATTATATAATGAGATAATTAACAAACATCATTTAACATTAAACATTTAAACTCAATACTTGCCTCGAATGACACATGCAAAATATCTactaatttttttggttacatggaGGGGCAAGACCCCAGAAACGACAAAACGCTAAACAACAGGAGCACGAAGAGAAGCTAGGGCTTCCTCAACATCTTCATATAAAATACTACGTCATTCTACCGGAGGAAAATGAAAGCAAAAAACATGAGCAATTTTGGCAAGACAGTCAACCAAGGAGTTGGCCTCTCGAACAACATGGCTAATGAactttgaaattgtttgaaTTACCTTAAACATGAACCccattttgaaataaaaagagTAACTAAAATCGAAGTAAAGAAGTTGTGTATTGTTGTTGGAAAAAGCAAACCCATTACCCATGTAAACAAAACCCTAATAACTTGGAGAAGAGAGCTAGCGCGTGTGCGTGTGCCTTCCCTCGCGCGTTTGTGTGAGAAAGGTATTATGTTTGAAAACCCAGAAAGGCTGAGCAGACAGTGACAAATGAGAGGCAAGGGACCCATCACTGCACAAATCACAGTGCAACTAGCTCAATACTGCAGGTGCAGAACACTATCAAATGCCGCATCGCACGTGAACACTCCCCATTGTTGCAATTTCATTTCCAAtttcacaaaataaaaatattaatattttagaaTAATACTTAGACCATCCACAATGGATGGTTTAATTGTTTGTTGAAGTGTGTTGAAGTTTGTTGAAGTGTTTTAATGGTTGTTGGATTTAGTTGAAagaggagagagagggagaaaatgttgaagatattcaacaaaaaaaaggagcctgcggtgtgccacgtggcgcAAGGCCAGTGGCCACCGCAGGCGCGTGTACAGCAcgcgcagacaaggcgcgtgacgCGCCTTGTCTGTAGGAGAGAGAAGACGGCTTTTTCTGCCCCTGCCACGTGGCAGCCTGTGGTTGGTCAGTCCGgatttcgtttttccttatcttttgaactcaattatttcatcaaaaaaaatattttctgaaaaaaaaaattataccaaaattcatgatttttttttctctataaatagagacttggttcgtttgatttggacacagaaaaaaaaaccaagttttttcactctcttattatctctctcaccatcttatttatctatctattagcatttgtattgaaatggatcccaacaatccccatttcaacacccagaattcttcaaacaacccattttacaaccaaaaccacaacaactatgaagatccaaatcaaatttcttaccaacatcctcaaaatcccaccaattatcaagtcccacatcaattgttcaaccaacgtcctcaaaatccaaactattatcaagtcccccatcaattctccaaccaacgtcctcgaaatccaaactattatccagatccgaatcaatattcgtaccaacctcctcaaaacatacaaaattttaaccagtcatcaattgttccaaactctcatccatcttatggatctgtgagatattcatctcaaacacctcagtctagtggttatatgccagtggttcctgaaaatgttc
This window harbors:
- the LOC130713853 gene encoding probable carboxylesterase SOBER1-like codes for the protein MKIIKPIILFTITLSSALLILLLFPNNPSSSSSSVSMSMSRSFILWLHGLGDSGPANEPIKTLFTSPEFRTTKWSFPSAPNAPVTCNYGSVMPSWFDIQEIPVTADSPKDESSLLKAVRNVHATIDKEIAAGINPNNIFICGFSQGGALTLASVLLYPKTLGGGAVFSGWVPFNSSNIEQITPEAKRTPILWSHGLADRTVLFEAGQAGPPFLEKIGVGCEFKAYPGLGHSISNEELRYLESWIKARFQSSS
- the LOC130713854 gene encoding mediator of RNA polymerase II transcription subunit 11-like isoform X2, giving the protein MDPQGQTTSLQRLQNVEKRIVKVLELAGGVMDELASPLGPRKDVVQNHCLEFMQLIKDIQVALRDEIKSACEYRPFEKCDYGSRIANEICYQKVEFVMSQLDAMKQTIDEYHAAV
- the LOC130713854 gene encoding mediator of RNA polymerase II transcription subunit 11-like isoform X1 yields the protein MDPQGQTTSLQRLQNVEKVNFHSIKKKQCCWLFVLIDFVLGDVQRIVKVLELAGGVMDELASPLGPRKDVVQNHCLEFMQLIKDIQVALRDEIKSACEYRPFEKCDYGSRIANEICYQKVEFVMSQLDAMKQTIDEYHAAV